Proteins encoded by one window of Glycine soja cultivar W05 chromosome 15, ASM419377v2, whole genome shotgun sequence:
- the LOC114386105 gene encoding replication protein A 70 kDa DNA-binding subunit E-like: MVLKIQTSLIWVLFDAVLIVIARSPDKIKSIDGSKETLKLSVRISDLWFIGTPNKYEQAEMVFVDSDGDEIHAYRVCDHQFKLVFIGVTVVRECVLGDIPFRKYRFAGFADVVAGQFERGLLVDVIGVVEEVAFRQVSGKGRRVVFKLKDLSQQLLSCTLWDDYCLQFLKFLDDYKGDGPVTVLLSHCRIKEAQGSYPASINNSFKASKLIINQPVMEIQEFNERLVELGIEAWSGFKSHGEGSTQLSGSIQLSSKESFFGKAEAKTIAEINTISEEIVCVTVGTITRIVLDNHSWCYTACIQCHKKSDTKMAPFTCACDKYNKEVVLR, translated from the exons ATGGTACTTAAG ATACAGACCAGCTTAATTTGGGTTCTGTTTGATGCTGTTTTGAT TGTTATAGCACGTTCTCCAGACAAGATAAAGAGCATTGATggctcaaaagaaactcttaaaCTCAGTGTGAGGATCAGTGATCTATGGTTTATTGGCACGCCTAACAAATATGAGCAAGCTGAAATGGTGTTTGTGGACTCCGAT GGTGATGAGATCCACGCT TACAGAGTGTGTGATCATCAATTTAAATTGGTGTTTATTGGGGTTACTGTTGTGAGGGAGTGTGTTCTAGGGGACATCCCTTTTAGAAAATACAGGTTTGCTGGATTTGCAGATGTTGTGGCTGGCCAGTTTGAACGTGGACTATTGGTTG ATGTTATTGGTGTTGTGGAGGAGGTTGCCTTTCGGCAAGTTTCAGGAAAAGGTAGAAGGGTAGTCTTCAAATTAAAGGACTTGAG CCAGCAATTGCTATCTTGCACTTTGTGGGATGATTATTGCTTACAGTTTTTGAAGTTCTTAGATGATTATAAAGGTGATGGCCCAGTTACAGTTCTATTAAGCCATTGTAGGATCAAGGAAGCGCAAG GATCTTATCCTGCATCGATCAACAATTCTTTCAAGGCTTCAAAGTTAATTATTAACCAGCCCGTGATGGAGATTCAAGAATTCAATGAACG GCTTGTAGAGTTGGGCATTGAGGCCTGGTCAGGTTTTAAATCCCATGGTGAAGGGAGTACACAGCTTTCAGGTTCTATCCAATTATCATCAAAAGAATCATTCTTTGGCAAGGCTGAGGCAAAGACTATTGCTGAGATTAACACCATCTCTGAA GAAATTGTTTGTGTCACTGTTGGCACAATTACTAGGATTGTTCTTGACAATCATTCATGGTGTTATACAGCTTGCATTCAGTGCCATAAAAAAAGTGATACAAAGATGGCGCCCTTTACATGTGCATGCGACAAATACAATAAGGAAGTTGTGCTTAGGTGA
- the LOC114386104 gene encoding uncharacterized protein LOC114386104, giving the protein MFQSHTVLDANGFPVYRRRNNGNAIKKNGVIVDNRYIVPYNPRLLRKYQAHINIEWCNQSTSIKYLFKYINKGYDRVTAVLIDEDNDQTENGGTHNDEIKEYLHCRYICPCESTWRIFGFPIHGRKPAIERLHFHLPGQHSVLYEDHDDIDDVLSKPSISYSKFISWMNTNQNSVEGRNLTYAEFVSKFVYNQKKRCWHLRKKGYTIGRLLWVPPIIGELFYLRMMLTVCKGPTSFEDLRTVDNVQYSTYKEACFAMRFLQDDKEFIEAIKEAKDWGSAHYIRKLFVLLLLTATMSKPEQVWDQTWHWMADDIVYNYKKSSTSPALQLDDRTLQNLVLLEIEQLLQANQRSLRDYPSMPYPEDANCPAYLDNSLILVELNYNNEELRSEFEHLFSHMTDEQASIYNQIVEAVNKDEGGMFFSLWIWSLRDIIKYNSKDNTIFGGKVMVFGGDFQQILPVIPRGSRSDIVNATINSSYL; this is encoded by the exons ATGTTCCAGTCGCATACTGTTTTAGATGCTAATGGTTTTCCAGTCTATCGTAGAAGAAACAACGGTAATGCAATTAAGAAAAATGGTGTTATAGTTGATAACAGGTATATTGTACCTTACAATCCAAGATTGCTCAGAAAATACCAAGCGCATATCAATATTGAATGGTGTAACCAAAGCActtctatcaaatatttatttaagtacaTCAACAAGGGATATGATAGAGTGACTGCTGTTTTGATTGATGAAGATAACGATCAAACTGAGAATGGTGGCACCCATAATGATGAGATCAAAGAATATCTACATTGCAG ATACATATGTCCCTGTGAATCTACTTGGAGAATCTTTGGATTTCCAATACATGGCAGAAAACCTGCTATTGAAAGATTACACTTCCATCTTCCAGGCCAACATAGTGTTCTCTATGAAGaccatgatgatattgatgatgTATTGTCTAAGCCAAGTATCTCTTATTCAAAGTTTATTTCATGGAtgaacaccaaccaaaattctGTTGAAGGGAGAAATCTtacttatgcagaatttgttTCTAAGTTTGTATACAATCAGAAGAAAAGATGTTGGCACCTTAGGAAGAAAGGCTATACCATTGGCAGATTACTATGGGTTCCACCAATTATAggggaattattttatttgagaatgATGCTTACTGTTTGTAAAGGACCTACCTCATTTGAGGATTTAAGAACAGTTGATAATGTTCAGTATTCTACATATAAAGAAGCATGTTTTGCTATGAGATTTTTACAAGATGATAAAGAATTTATTGAGGCAATCAAAGAAGCAAAAGACTGGGGTTCAGCACATTATATAAGAAAGCTATTTGTGTTGTTACTTTTAACTGCAACAATGAGCAAACCTGAACAAGTTTGGGACCAAACTTGGCATTGGATGGCTGATGACATtgtctataattataaaaaatcatcaacAAGTCCAG CATTGCAACTTGATGATAGAACTCTTCAAAATTTGGtcttgcttgaaattgaacaactgctGCAAGCAAATCAAAGATCGCTAAGAGACTATCCTTCAATGCCATATCCAGAGGATGCGAATTGTCCAGCTTATCTAGACAATAGCCTTATATTAGTTGAACTGAACTACAACAATGAAGAACTTAGATCAGAGTTTGAACATCTATTTTCTCACATGACAG ATGAACAAGCTTCAATTTACAACCAGATTGTTGAAGCTGTTAATAAAGATGAAGGTGGTATGTTTTTTTCTCTATGGATATGGAG TCTTAGAGATATCATTAAATACAACTCAAAGGACAATACAATCTTTGGAGGTAAAGTCATGGTCTTTGGTGGAGATTTCCAGCAGATCCTGCCAGTCATTCCAAGAGGCAGCCGCTCTGATATTGTTAACGCAACAATTAATTCCTCTTATCTATGA